In Melanotaenia boesemani isolate fMelBoe1 chromosome 1, fMelBoe1.pri, whole genome shotgun sequence, the genomic window tttgggaaaatCTGTAAAACAATCCATAAAAATGTGCTATTAAAGTTAAGCTATCATCTTTGTTCATATGTCCATACATACTCCCATCACCTTGTTattggtgtgtttttaaaagattcaCCATGCTCATCTTCACTCTTTTTCAGGCTTCTTGCTCAAGATCCCCCAGAGGTAAATCCTGGCCTGATTTTGATATTCAGttctttcagcacatttttGGGTCTGTAGGGGGGGTTCTCTTAAATAAGCCTGTGAAGACTCTGGCATCCTGAATCACCTTAACTGAGTTTTTCCTCTCAAACTTGGAGTGTTTCCTTCCATTTATCTGAAATCTTCAGTGTTATATGAACAATGTCTTAATTACTGGAAATATGAGAAGTGTTGTATCATTTGGGAGCTTTTATGCAGCAGTTACACAGTTGGAAGAAATTAAATGCTGCCTGATTCACTACTGCATTGAAgcactttgttttaaaacatttagttgTAAAATCAAGGTTTGACATCTGCAGTTACTCGGCTCACAAAACTTAATCATTCCACTCAGATGTTCTTCCTTCATGATTATAATAACTTAACGATGCATTCAGCATGTGGTCCATTTTATCCATGATCCCGTGTGCTCCTGATACGGATGTGAAAGATGCAGAACAAAGAATCCTCTATAAAAACCTTCATCTGGAGGTGACATATGTCCTCCATGTGGTGAACCATACTTTTATTAAGTGTCTAATAAGTCATTTTTGTAAAGAGGGCATTTTTTGTTTAGATAAACTTTGTCCCAAAGTTGACAGAAACCCTTCTTTGGCTCAGCAATAAATTCAATTCACAATGTAAtgcattaaaacacatttaaagcaaCATGACTGAACTCCTGGATCTTCTCTGAGCTATctgcagccagtaaaagtcagtctgatgttgactcttgtcttgtcTCTAGCTCTGTCAGTGAcatcctcttgggtttctttgctgaatcagccatggtgagCATCctaaatggccagtgtgttgatatctagtTGCTGTTGTGTGATGTAAAGCAAAGTGCAGCTGTCATGCTATGCTCTGAGCTAGAACACAGTTTTGAAGATTTCTCAGCTCTGGGATGCTGCAGCGCATTGACAGGTCCAGGTATGTATGTAATGATTGTCCATAAGTCAGAAGTACAGAACTTTAAGCTTtgaaatttatgtaaaaaaataaaaaaataatagtaaacATAGATAAATATGTGtcaatttttattgtttggaaTGATTACTATTGTGGGACTACTGCTAATCcttaataaaattatatttagcactgaaggctgtaaattagaattGTCTCTTTGGTtatttgacaaataaataaatatattgagatatatatcgtGTATCGTGATTCAGggaaaaaatatcgagatataagatttagttcatattgcccagccctaattgcTTTAACACCTGCCTGATAGAAGCAACTGGAAAGATTTTTAGAGCAGGTGAGATGGGTTCTGTGTGAACAGGGTGGCTTTCCTGATCAGAGTGGTTATACAGTTCAGAGGAATGAGTTGACGAGCTGGTGATTTTGCTACCCTGATATActttgctgcagagttttgctttgtgttttaacAAAGTTCTAAAATTGTATATTATAAATTGAGAGTGGAGTTGGTGAGTGAATGAGTGGTAAACAAGAGTGATTTTGGGAAACTTTGCAAAGGTCTAAGTTGTAAAGTTATGAGATTCTTTTGCGTAAAATCATTTTGTTTGGAAATATGTATTTGAACAATTGTTTGCTCAAGATGGATCATACAAGATGGATCATACATactgcctttttaaaaaatgtgaaggaGTAATCTGAAATGACAGTGTGCTGAATTGAGACGTGTCTTCCCAAAAGATTACCAAGGCCACAGAAAACGACATCGTAATTCCGGCTCCTTTTCAACCATGGACATTTGGCCAAGGTCTGTGTGGGTAAAACCTCCTTTAGCTGCCAACCTGTTCAATACTGAATCACCTGTGCTAActgctaaccaccacacagaCTGCTGCAGTCAGCACCCTCCTAAATTATTTTCTCTACCCATTCAGACCCACTGCTCAGTGTGCAAAAGCTGTGAAGTGTCAAGGTTTTCTGGATTACTTGGAGCTAAAACCTTCATTTTATCAcactgatgaaataaaaatcattactGTGGTAAAACCTTCAGTTTATAttgcatattatttattttgcactttatattatctatatatttttaaaaagtgcagcTCTCACGATGCATAATGTTTGAAAGATTACAAAGATTCCTGGTCTGTGCAAACCAGGACATGAGTTATATGTTGCATCGATAGGTTAGTTAGACAGTAGAGTTTGTTGGAGCAATGACCTTTGTTTTTACTCTTAAAAGGAAGCAAGGCAGCCTTCTGACCTCAAGTTGAAACATCTATCAGACTTTGGCAATTAGCATCTTGAAGCATCTCTCCTCTGCTGTGTTGGCTTGTTGCCTGGATATGGAAAGCGACTGGAGGGGTGACAATTTGTCATTGACAGGGTTTGATTGATAATGTGTGCCAAGGGCCTGCAACGCTGGTATCTGAAACTAATTGAATGTAATATCTAAGAGATAGGATGGCCCAATGACAAATGAGCAGCCTTGTGAGATTGTTTAGAGCCTATTGTAGACATTTGAGTCCCTTTTTAAACAATAGGCGTTTTCCAGCCAGCTCCTCACTACAATGCTCAGATATTTGATCATCTTTAGTGAACATTGTGGCAAGCTCTCATGATTTTATTGACATTGGTATTCAGTGGTGGAACTGAATgtaaacctttttctttttaatattttcattaaatctaTGAAGAATGGGCGCATGTAGCGGGTTCTAGAGGGCTCTGGAGGGTTCTGGAGGGTCTCAGTGTGATGCTGTTTCCTTGCTAGAGATGAGCCTGTTCTTTAGGCTTTTCTTGCAGACCAGGCAGCTGCAGAAGAGAGATGGGGGGATTTATTTTGTGAAGGACTGTGTTTGCCCAGTCATGCAGCACTGACGAGCACTGGGGCTCAGGGGTTTGGTTTGGGGGGGAAGGGGAGTCGATGGGGGTCAGAGAGTGGAGGCAGGACAGGCATGGAGATCTGAGGCTGGGGGTGGGGAGGATGCTGCCACCACTGAGGATGCTGGTTGGTCCTCCGGAGCCATCTGGTCATCACCCTTTCCCCGTGCCCTGAGGGATGGTGAAGGACAGGTGGCAGGGGCTGGCTGGGATGGCCTGGACTTCAACTACAGCGTGGTGTGGTTGAGTTGGTGGGCCTAATACAGACCCCCTCACATAACACAGTCCTGCTCAGCTTCAAGTCAAGAAAAGACATCTTTGATGACCAAAAAAAGCCTTTGACGTCAAATCTTGCAGGATTATtgagtgttgttgtttttaacattttgataATTACAAATTTTGTACTTTCAGATTAGCTAAACTGAGACACATTTAACTGCAAAGatgcaaatattaaaagaatTCTGACTATGGCCAAAATCATCTAAAATACTATATTTAAATACACTATTTCCTCATCTTTTCCTAAATTGGATAAACAGTTTTCTATGATGTGTAGCTTTTTAAGCAAGAATAATGATTGTATTTGAAGTGCACACATCATCACAGCACATTTTGTCCTTCAATTTTCTACTGTGTGACAGCTTGAATCTATACAGCCAAAAAGTGGCGCTGTAAGACAACCAGCAGGGCAACTGATGGTCTGATTCTCCTGACTTGCACAGCGTTGTAATCCATGTCTGGGGGTCAGTGGGCAGGATCTGGTTCAGTCTGGTTCAGGGGAGGTGGTCAGCTGATGAACAGGTGCTTTAGCTCACTCCTGTGGTGATGGGATTTCCTCTGTGCCCCTGTACAaactacatttttctttttttcttctttgttttgccATATATCATCGTAGCAGGTGGTGTTGAATTGGGAACAGCTTTTACAAATTAAGGACTCTTTGTCTTTTGGTTTTCAGTGAATAATGAGGTTATAATTAAAGTTGAGAATCAGCATTTGTCATATCTGGGCAGAGCTTATGCTGAAGGGGTCCACCCTTATCATGCATATATTATCATGATAACTACTGCTACTtgatctgtttaattttttgaaAGAGCCATTATTTTTGATGGGTTTGTGCCTGTGGATATTTTGGCTATTTTTTTAGCTATGAGTGTTTTTTTCATgtcaaactaataaaaaattaatataatttatgttCAGCACCTGTTTTGAAAGCTTCAGGCTCAGGTTGGAGACATATGTGACTGGAATAGAGAGAAACAAGAAAGCAAGATACTGATAAGAAAAGCAAAGGGCTTCCtctatcttttgtttttgctgtggtgtgaacacatttaaaaacatgggGCCATCAGATCAGCATGTATGATACTGGAAGTGGGTTCTTCTTTGCCTCATTGGTTTAGTGTGGGTCCACTTCAGTCTTTGTTCCAGACAGACAAAGACCCCGTTATCTTGAGTCTACAGAGCATGTGTTTAAAAGAGGTTGTCCCAGCTTCTCCACATTATGTTTTTGACAGTCTCTTCTAGAGATCGACCGATATTGGTTTTTCTATAGCCGATGCCGATGCCGATGTTTAGAAGTTAGGGTCAGCCGATGGCCGATATGTGCTGCCGATTTTTTTGGCCGATTTTTAGTGCCGATATCTTGAAGTTTTACCCTTTATTTGCATGCTAAAATGTCACACTAATAAGTGGATGCACATTCCAAAACTTAACATTATCATTTATTGAACACAATttcttgaaaatgtattttgtgcactgcaagtattaaaataaaatatgtatccaaacaaatcaataaactgaccaaatataacataaataaaacagataacataaaaaatgtatatgatTTACATATAAGTTTAAGGGCATTTAtcaaaaagaatttttaaaatttgttggAACATAAATGTATacttaaatatacatttaaattaaatcaaaatgactTTCTATacaaaaatcaattaaacagaaaaatataaataaataaaatatataaaaaataaataatagcagTGCGGCAAACACACCCAGCCAACAATATTTGTGTTTGGTATAAATGACAGAACATCTAAAGTGCATTctaattttcagcttttttgtaACTTTCAGCATTTTTATATGAAACAGTGAATAAACTTAAAGGTTTTTGTGCACTTGACTTAGCAGCGTCATACATTTTTTGTGCAAATAACAGCAGCAAACCCTTCATTTTTTAGTAAAGGAAATTATGTAAACATTGCAGAACAATATGAAAGgaatgtgctttaattttaacTCAGCTGCAGACCCCGAGTCTTCCTTACTCTACCCATCTTTCACTGAAAGTTCTCAGTACTCCCAGTTTAAGAACGACAGGTTGTCATGCAGGAAACACAAATGTTCTGCATGTTCTCCTGTGAGCCGGCTCCTCTTGTTGTCATAAATATTCCCAATCTCACTAAATACTCGCTCACTGGGAACAGAGGAGGGGGGTGGACAGAGAAATTTCCTTGCCAGTGGTGCAAGAAGGTGTAGGCGGGATGCATTCTGTTTCCACCATTCCAGTGGCTGACCACTCTGTCTGTCAATCAGTGGCTCACGGAGGTACTGATGCAGCTGCTCAGAGATGTGATGCTCTTCGTCACTTTCCTGAGTAGGAGATCCATGAGGCCTCAAGATGTTGGCATACATTTGTTGAAGAACACTGGGGGGACCGGGTAATTCTTCATTTTCGACCCTTATTTGTTTCGGATCTGGTCCTTGGTCTTCTGTTGTAGCAATTTTCAGTTGTTCAGACACAATGGCATGCTCCTCTTTTATCCATTGTTTTGCCTTGGTCAGTGTGTCCACTGCAAAAAAGACATGATCCTTGTAACGAGGGTCCAGTAGTGTTGCTACCACCAAACATtttgtctcctccatccttgCAAATCTTTTCTGCAAGCTTTGCAGCATGGTTTCTCTTAGTGTTTTAATCCCCCTCGTGTTAGGACCCTCTGCCTGAAGCATCATCTTCAGCACCACAATGCTTGGGATAACACTGGAGATGGAAGCCTCAGACCTGCTGATCTCAAGGGTGACTTCCTCAACAGGTTCCAATGAGTCAATCAAATTGGAAACTATGTCCCATTGCTCTGCCGCAGGCGTAGCAATTTTTCCATATTCCCCAGCATACACATTGAGTGCTCGTTTCTGCTCCagcatcctcttcatcatgtgaAGTGTGGAGTTCCAGCGAGTGGGTTCGGACTGTATGATACTGTGCTGGGGGAGGCCAAGAtctttttgaatttttttcagattctgtttTGCAAGAACAgagtggttgaaatgtttagcTATATTCTTTAGCTTGGCATTAACGTCCTGCACCACACGCTGACTGTTGAGGCCATCGTTCACCACAAGCTGTATGGTGTGTGCGCTGCAGCTGAGATCAGGCATTTCTGCCAGTCTGAGTCCCTTAACCATATTAGCACCACTGTCACGGAGCACAAGTACAACCCTGTCGTGGCTGATGTCCCAGTACTTCAGCAGGCTAATGAACATGTTACTGATGTACTCCCCGGTGTGTGAGCCAGACATGGCCTTGGCATTTAGGACAACTTGTTTCCTTTTCCAGTTGTCGTCAATAAAATGACATGTTAGACTCATCAGGGCTTCAGTGTCCCCAGACCAACAGTCTGttgtgaaagacagaaaaggacCAGCATCCTCTGCAATCagtacttttattttcttctcaacTTTGGCAACTATACCATCTAGGATGTCTGTGCGGTAGTGCTTctcagtttttatgttgtatcTGGGCTCCATTGCAGCCACCAGCCTACGAAACCCAATACCCGAGACAAATGTAAATGGCTGATTGTCTGTAGCAATCATTTCAGTAACTAAAGTGTCAAGTTGTTTTGACCTTGGATCCGAATTCTGCCACTTGCGTTTGGCATCAAACATTTCTGTGAGAGTTGGCTGAGATACATTAGCTTTAGAGAAAGCtgcttgttctttttctttttgtgcctCTTTGTAAGCCTGGAGGTGGTGACACTTCAGGTGACTCCacaaatttgttgtgtttttcttgttggcTTTttcagctcccaggctcacaaGTCCATCACAGATGTTGCACCTGGCTTTCCCTTGAGTAGGCTCGGTAAAATGCTGCCACACTGGATTCGTTTTTTGTTCAGCCATAAGtctaaacagaagaaatattcATGGTTAGCATTTTAGTAGTATGTTCATATTCAGTTCAGTATATAATTCCAATATTTGatacacattaaaacaattacactctaattgcataaaaagaaaaatctactaatgtgttgtttttgttcttaacaGATTGCTTACAAGTTGCACCCCAAATTACCATCTAGTAataaccaaaaaataaataaacttgttgCACAGCCTTGCATAAGGATAATAactgtagatagatagatagatagatagatagatagatagataggtccTCATACAAGGCTGTGCAACatgataaagtttatttatttttttggtgatTACTAAATTGTAATTTGGTTTGCAACTTGTAACTACATATATGTAGTCATTGGTTGGAACACgtcactttattattattattattaataatggattaattaatgaatttatttatttatgtatttattacttTACACATCACATTCTGATCAGACAGAAGTCATTTAAGGTTACATTTCCGATAGAACAGGTCTTTACCTCgttcttttattaaacaaactaaatagCCTTATGTTATTTGTCCTATTTGAACAACGGCATGTCATTTCTGTCTCTACATTCACATCTGCTGTCGGCGCACAGCAGCCCGATgccagtacacacacacagacacgtgcgCACACAAACAGGTCcgcacactaacacacacacagatgcacatacAAGTGAGCACACGCTAACCAGCGGATAGAGAGAGCCTGTTGTTTTGCTCGCTGTTGCTGTTAATATCTGTGGCTTTTGCTCATGACATGCTAGTTCGATAGACTTAACTTCACTGCTAAGCTAGGCTAACGGTAGAGAATGCCTTTATGTTATGATACAAATAGTCCGCTTCCCAGAAACTCCCTCCTACACGAACGCATTTTAAAGCCACAcgttttaaacatgaaaaatagcAGGGTGTGGCTCGTAAATGTGCTTGTTTACAGAATTACCGTTAACATAGCTTAAAAAGCGAATGATGTGTGGGAGACATCGGCTTTAATAGAATTTGTTCGTGTAGGGGGACTTTGTGGCAAGCGGACGATTTGTGGCATAACACCATTTCTTTGCTACTCGTTCTTTCTTTCACAAAGTGAAGCAACACTTCATATAGTTCACTAGTAACATATACTGGTGTATATGTACATAGGACTTGAAATATCTGAATTTAAGCCTTACCTTTATCTCCGAGGAGTGTTGTTAACAGTAAGCAAAAGTTTTGTCTTGGGGTCCTTCACATGCTGCAGCAGCCCAATGGCAGCGCACGCCACTAGTTACACGGGGCTGCCCGCGGATGTGCCTGACTTTAAATCGGCGCTGGTAAACACGGATATCGGCCGATGCCGATACCTTAAAAAAGGGCAAATATCGGCCCGATATATCGGTAGACCGATAAATCGGTCGACCTCTAGTTCCCTCTCATCTTCATCCGAGGAAATTCCGTTGGAATTCAATTTTACACACCAGGAATTTTCCAAGTGATAAGGAGGGATGAGGGGTAGAAAGGTGCTGTTTTTCATCTGTAACTCCTGAGTGTGGAGCTGGAGGTTCTTCTTGTTCTTCCCGCCAGTCTCCCTCAAACACATTCCCTCCACAGCCTCTTAACCTCAGCCCTGTCTCAATCACTAAGTCCATGGAGTAAATCCGCCGCATTTGGAGAGGAATCCTAATAGTCAAGGTTGTATTCAACCCCCCAGACAAAGTAAAGCGGAGGAGAGGGAAGGTGAACAAGCTTTTGCTACAGTTGCCACCTTTTGTTACCAGAAGTGATTTCCAGGATGTCTTGTTCAGTGAAATATTGCTGCACACTGTTTGCCTGCAGGGCTATGGGAAACACAATTGGTACTGGTGATGAAAAATGGTGCTGAGGGAACACCTTTCAAAATTCTttcaattatatttttttctttcagctgatTCTTAAGGATTTATACATTACTTCAGTTTATTTCTCCTCAGATGCTGTGAGATTGTGGCATCATCTGGACTCCAAGCCAAAAACAGCACAGTATGGGCTCATGAGTTTTAATTGGATGTGTCTTTCTGAAATCCCACCCCATCTATTGCTGCACCTGTCTTGATATTTAGCCTCCAAAAGATAATTTCTAAGGAAAAATGTTTATGCAGCTCTGTGGAGGGATTATGGTCTGAGgcttctttttgtctttcagaGTAAGTaaccatgtttttattcatggaAGAGGATCTTTCTCCGTGTGCAATCCATTGAGCGTGTAGTGATGAATCAGAAAATGATTTCCTGTCTCCAGCACCTTCCCCCAGCCTTTCTCCacatttccagacattactgttgtttttcattgcaTGTTAATGTGCTCTCTAGTCAATGTGCTGCAAGGCAGTCGGTAAATCTGAAGGTTAAATAACTTCTACACACAGAGGTGAGAAGTAGCTAATTATAACTACTTGTGTGTACCTGAACTGGCAGGTTTCTGCTTGGATGAGCAGCTGTGTGCCTTTTTGTATGTTATTTTCTGACTTTATTGATTATGTGTTTATCTTGCATGGACCACttagaaatgttttattccaagtaagaaaataaatggtttaaGAATGGAAGACAATTGTAGGCCCTTCAAAAGTGACAGCCTCATTTCCCTGACAGCGTCCCCGTTTGCAAATCACCTGCAACGGCTCAAAGAAAGCAATGGGGTTTTAGTGGTGAATGTTAAATGGTTCAAGTGTGCAGCCCGAAAGCAACGGAGAGAcgttttaaagaagaaaaaaaaatccaaggtgttgtttcttttgaagtttttcatgcatttttgttATCaaagaaacttccagtttaacTTAAAGGCACAGTGTGTATCAAAACAAAAGGCcagttaaagaaaatttaaatatgtaatttaaaaactgtttccacTGATATCTAATCacttatgtctttattttctcagaATGAACCATGTATATTTACTTGCTGTGTGTTTAGATGCATGTCAGCTGCAGTGAGgacctctgagctttaaaactggagtaccagctttgtttgataagtCCTAGCACTGTTTAAGATAACACTTTAAAAGGCCCAAAACTTTGAACTTTTTCTCTGTGAGGCACCACCTAACAttttcagcatccatcttggaTCCTACTGGTcatctgagctctctccagccagtgaaaTCTCTTTCAGTCcctgtctttctctcttcttccaataatgtcctttgtttttctttgaatcAGTCACGGTGCGGGTTCAAAACGGCCAgcgtgttgatatccagtttgCGGTGTTAGACGTTGCACCGGAAAGTGAAACTCTGTAAATCTGTAAAGTGATGCAGTGCCCTAGAAGAACAAAACAGGCAAAAACAGTTCCaggaaaatacacaataaatgtgACTAGTCCATAAACTAGTTGGAAGCAGATATGTCTCAGAAAGTCACATAGTTCTACTTTAATGTAATAACTTTATAAGGACTGATCATGTGAACATAGATTCAAATCTGGCTTGAGCTCCTGGGACAAGTGGAGGCACAGAAGAACCACCTGGAGTCAGACTGAttacaatttttatttcaatcaacCAGCATTGAATCTTAAAATCCTGCCAAATCCAGGCTAACGATATCAGATGTTAGGTGGTTGCATTGTTCACACTGTGGTGCGCTTGTATCATGATCTGGAGTTTTGAAGTTCTACTGGTTTTACAGATTTTCCTGCAGACATCACTCTGACCTGTATTAGTAATCTTTATCAAGCAGTTCCAGGTGTCTTGCAGACTAGTTTCTCTATGAAACAAGTAGATCTGCTGGAGCCTCAGAGAGGCATGGACATTCCTGTCTTCAACCATATTTTGGGTTTCCTGAGTCCAAAAGACGAACTTCTTCAGTTTGTTCATAGTCATTCTTGTTCATCACCCCATCTTTGCACTCTCAATGGCTCTCGTGATTTGTTGACGTCTCACCCAGCAACTTCTTCTCTGATTTGCTCCTAATTATCCAACATGGTAGATACTTGCTTAGAGTCTCACACATGTCTGCAAGCCTCTCAAATCTCTGAAGTGTTTACTGCTAGGGGTAGACGTCTATAAGCATTCTGCTTCGGTCTACTCCATTTGGGcaagttttgtgtttattattattttttcttttctttttttggattaTAAAGCTGATGTACTTGtcaaaatttgttttgcaaaaaactttgctcaaataAATGTTgcttatattatatatatatatatatatatatattatacatagcAATAGGTGATTGCTGGTTGAACTCTTACATTTTGGTCATTTGTCTGTAACTTTAAAATTTAGCTGGGCTTAAATTCCTGCAGTGTGAACCAGGtttaaatgcagtaaaaagCTGTAGCCATTTTCATACAACAGGTTGAGTCTAGCGGCAAAGACTGCCTTTTTAGAAACAACTGTTCATATTAATtggctttgttgttgttgggtcCACTGTATTGATCCTGAACTTGCCCATGTCCAGCAATGATTATGGATTAGATAGAAGAAACCGGTGGTCTGCTAAAATTGTTGCAGATACATGAACTTTTGTCAGAATAGCTGGTGCAAAGTTTACCTTCCATAACTAGGAAATACTATAAGTAGTCAATTTGAAGGGTTGcatggacagatttaatttcATGGTTTGCTGAATGAGATATTAtagaatttatattttttgtaactTGGCCACAATTTTCTTGTGTTTGGGTGTAAATTATTAATTTCCAAACaggaaatataaatgaatattcTTGCGAAAGATTCAGGCCTTGTCTGTTGTGCATATTTCTACTTTATTGAAAGTAAGGTGAATTCAGAATCAtgatttttcttgttgtttccCTCCTGGTGGCTGCTGGATGCTGCCTCAGCATAGTTTTGGAGGGTGATGCTGTAGACACGGAGCTTTGCAGTAATGGAGCCATTCAATCCCTGTGAGAGCACTAAGCTTGGCGTTGGAACAGATGTTTTTCATGTGACTATCTATTGCAAAGACTCAGTCAATGTAAATAAATGGCAGCTGGGATGACAGGAAGGTCAGGTAGGTCAGGGTTTCTGTTACTGCAGAAAGTGGTGGCTCagtttaaaaggaataaaaaatagaggtttaaaaaaatggagtTGTCACATTAATGTCCTCTTACATGTTATGCCTACAAATCAGAATTATCCAACTGTTATTGATTATACTAGTTCATGTTATGTGCTGTTGTAATATTAGAGTCACAGCTGAGTAAACACGCTGTTTTTTTTAGGGGTCAGTTGTTTGACACATTGAATGCTAATGAGGTAGATGTAGTCAATGTATTGTATCAAGAAGGTTTTAATGGTGCGTTTTCAAATATTATATGCAATGGTCCGGGATAATGGTAATGGTTTTCATGACATTTTGACAAACTGCAGCAcagtttgcattttttaatcATCAAGAAAATGTGGATATCCTCAGTAAATACATGGTTTTCACACACCAAGCATTTCTCTATATGCTTT contains:
- the LOC121644219 gene encoding zinc finger BED domain-containing protein 4-like; its protein translation is MAEQKTNPVWQHFTEPTQGKARCNICDGLVSLGAEKANKKNTTNLWSHLKCHHLQAYKEAQKEKEQAAFSKANVSQPTLTEMFDAKRKWQNSDPRSKQLDTLVTEMIATDNQPFTFVSGIGFRRLVAAMEPRYNIKTEKHYRTDILDGIVAKVEKKIKVLIAEDAGPFLSFTTDCWSGDTEALMSLTCHFIDDNWKRKQVVLNAKAMSGSHTGEYISNMFISLLKYWDISHDRVVLVLRDSGANMVKGLRLAEMPDLSCSAHTIQLVVNDGLNSQRVVQDVNAKLKNIAKHFNHSVLAKQNLKKIQKDLGLPQHSIIQSEPTRWNSTLHMMKRMLEQKRALNVYAGEYGKIATPAAEQWDIVSNLIDSLEPVEEVTLEISRSEASISSVIPSIVVLKMMLQAEGPNTRGIKTLRETMLQSLQKRFARMEETKCLVVATLLDPRYKDHVFFAVDTLTKAKQWIKEEHAIVSEQLKIATTEDQGPDPKQIRVENEELPGPPSVLQQMYANILRPHGSPTQESDEEHHISEQLHQYLREPLIDRQSGQPLEWWKQNASRLHLLAPLARKFLCPPPSSVPSERVFSEIGNIYDNKRSRLTGEHAEHLCFLHDNLSFLNWEY